ATAAAAAGAGTTGGTGTTATTTTATGTATATTATGGCGATAAAGACTTTGACAATCGTTTAGAAGAAACTATTGAAAAAGGGTAAAAACTTTAAAATTACACTAAATTGTAAGTTTTAGTTATAATATCTTTTATTTTCCCTCCTTACATTCCTGAACTAAAGTGCCTTTAACTAATTAAATTTCGAAATAAAGAATAGCTACATCATTTAAGTTTTCATTACCAGACTTAGAAATAATAATTCATTGATGTCTTATTTGTCCTATACTCCATGTTAATTTGAAAAAATACATAAGGTGAATCTATGGAAAAGAATTTTTTTATTTTTAGACATTGCATAATGTTAATGTTTTTTCCAATAACTGTGATATGTTGTTATCTTGGTATTATGGATAGAAATTTACAAATAGTACTATTCGGACTCATACTCCAAATTATTGCTATCTTAAGCGATTTTTGGATTAATAAAATAAAATAGTTTTTTCTCTTGTATTGTTTTATTATTCAAACGTTTGTTTAGTTTTTAGTAAAGTTTCCCACCTTTAGAACTGGCTCTCTATTACTGATACAACAGCATTTGGTTTTTCTGTTTTTAACTCTCATATAAATTAGCAAATTAGATGTAATATATTAGAAATAAGCTTATATACAATTACTATTAAATACAGTGCAAGGATCCTTGTTTTAGTAGATGTACTCTAATGGTACTAAACAGATTCAATGATATTCACAAATATTAGTAAAATCCGGTAATTATAAAAGGGGATATTATACGGATTAAAAAATATAATAAGGACACCCCAAAAATACCTTGAAAATTGGAGCAACCGAAATGGTATGCTCTTATTTCCCTTTCTCATAATTTTCATTTCACTAGAATAAATCTCACTATTTACTGATTTTCCTTCTTTAATTTCCTTATAGTAACTTCTAGGAACAACAATACTATATCAAATCTAATTATATATTTTGCTAAAAAAATTGCTGTATTAGCTTTAAGGCAGGCTCGATACCTGCTTTATTCAAAGTAAAGCGTTTACCTTTTTTCTTAAAAATTCATTTACATAATTTATATTCAAAAGAGTAAATATTTTTTTTAAAATTGAAATAAACTGCCATTCGTATTATATAGTTAGTCAGAATTTTCTAGTTGACCAAATCTAACCCCTACAAAATTAATTAATCATTTGCTAGTTAATCTTGAAAAACCGGTCTTGGATCCTAGAAATATGAATATGCACCATTTACTAGTCTTGTCATCCCCAAGAAATAACCAATCGACTTGAAAGATACGAACTGAATCAATGCGCGATCCCATCCCACCAATATAAATTAGATACCTCACTGTAAACAAAAACAAGTTCATTTATAGCCTCGCGGGCTATATCGCTCTTGCTTTTATGCCAAATGTAATTAATGTCATCAGACTTTTTGATCGTTTTGAAGTTACTATCATTTATACTTGTATACATAGTAAAATTTCTTTTGTTTATCGAATTTAATAGTTGCATATATTTTTCTTCTAATTCTTTATTAAAAAAACTTCTGTAATTCCAGATCGCTAAGAGACATTTTCGAAATTTCTCATGATTCTCAGCATTCTTCATCTTTAAAGCCAAGTTTAATAATTCTTCTATTCCTAAATAAGTATTATTTGTTTCACATTTTAACAGTGCAATCGCATAGTTATAATCTAAATAAAGGTATTGAATAAATAAATTAGAAGAGATGCTCATTGCTTCGATTTGATCTTGATGTTTTTCAATAAAGATTTCAGCATCTTTGATTCTACCTAATTTTACATAGCATTCAATGATCCTTGGAATTCCAATAAAAACATAATCCCGTCTAATTAGCCAATTATAATAGAAATCCACAACGTGTAATTCCCCAGAATCCATGAGAGCCACATATCGATTTCCTGCGGCCAGTTCTGCATAATGATCATTTATTCTTCTATATTTTCCAATTATATTTAAAACATCCTCTAAATGGCCACCTAATCGAGTTAATGCAAATGCTTGATACATTAGTGCACGTCCCATATGATCTTCATTTTTTGTGGTTTTTTCTAAAATTTTAGCATAATGTAAAACTTCATCCCATTGTCTTAAAAAATAATAACTAGCTGTAATCCATAAAATGGTTAGTTCTTGAAATTCATCTGGCAAGTAAGAAATATACTCTAATACATGAACTACATGTGAATACCCTTTGTTGGATGGAGGGGTCATACAAAATTTTCTAAAATAGCTCATCGCAATTTCTTCAGTTGGTGAATTTGGCATGTATTTAATGACTGTTTCATATAAAGGTAATGCTTCTCTTTCTTTCCCTTCTAAAAAAAGTTGTTCTGCAATCGAAAATAAATTTTGAAAGTATTTAGTACGAATTACTTTTGATTTTTCTTTTATCATGACTGATAAAATATAGGATAACTCAGGTTTAAATCCGTATTTAGCACATTGATAAATCAGTGAATTACTTCTTCTTTTATCTAAAAGTTGTCTTTCATTAAAGCATAGGTTTATATATTCTTTATAAAATGACCCTTTAGGTAGTTGGAAAGCCTCAGTAATGGCATCCAAATTATGTAAAGACAATGCTACTTTATTATTAAATATTTTACTAATTTCGGTATAATGTATATTTGATTTTTTTGATAAGATTCTAAAGTTCCATTTCTTTCTATTCAACAACTTGGTAAATTCATTAAGTAGAATATCATTCATTTTGGACTTCATCCCTTTAATTGACATTTTGCATCATGTTTATAATAAGAGACCAAAACTATAAATGACTTGGTCTCTTTTATTAGTAGGAGGTTTTATTGTTATTCATCCCGACCACAAAAGCATATTGACCAAAACCATTTATTTAATTCTTCGGATTTAGCCCCATCTTTATTAAATAATTAGCTAAATTTTTTTATCAACTATTACTATTGGATTTTCGCTTCTGGAAATTATCATAAAGTTCATCTCAATAAAATGAACATTCGTCTGGGGTAGTAAAAGCAATCATCAGGCAACATTCTGTATTATAGGAAATTCAAACTACTATATTGATAAAACAAAAAAGTACCATAACAAATATAATTATCTTTTGACCATATTAATATTATTTTAATACCATTAGTATTAAGATGATTGTAGTAAAAAATAAGATTAATAGTACTAAAGGATAAACGAACAAATGCACTTTTATATCCTCCGTTCAAGCTATTTTAATCAAATGTACTAATACAATTTAATTATTTTATGCAAATATCCTCCTCTCTTTTTTAACTTTCTATTACATTTTTAGTGCATTAATATGTAAAATAAATAATTAGTTTAAGATTCTAAAATGAATATAGAAAGACTCCGATAAAAAAACCGGAGTCAATTAAAATATTATAAATTTCCAGTCTTTTTTTAGTTAATGCCTAGATCTTTTTTAATACTATCAATTGTTTGTGACTTGTATTTCTTTTTCGGTGCTAGTGAATTTGCGATTGATGTATTTTGCATTAAGTAGTTTTTCTCTACAAATGCAAAGTCTTTCGCATCGACTACGCCATCAAAGTTAATATCCGCAGCACGTTTATTTGTTCCCCAATAAGTTTGAATATAAATCGCATCCATTACGTCGATGACATTATCACCATTTACATCACCTGCGCTATTTTTGTCCATTTCTACTAACTTTTGTGCACCAGCAAGATCTCCATCGAAGTCTCTGAATGTTTTTGTTGATAGTTTGCTAGTAAAATGTCCCGGTACTTTCACATAAATGTCATAGTCTTTATCTGAAAAAGGTAGGTTATTAAATGTAAAGTATGAACTTTTTGTAAGACTACTCACATCATAAGTTTTACCATTTGCATCTTGTGCATATATTTTTGCACCAAGCTTAGAGTAGTCTACCTTAGAATCTATTTGATTTGCTCCTGCTTTTAGGAAAGCTTCAGGTGACATAACTCCACTCACCATTGATTGTTTTGGTAATACATAGAATGGTTTATCTTTATATACTTTAATTAAGTTAGTAGTAGTTGCATTTGCTGTTTTCTTATATTTAAACGATGATACATCAAATCCATATCCTTCTAGTAAATATAAATTATCATTAGTCAATTTCAACGTTACATCTAAAAAAGGTAAGTCTTTATCAATTGTTAAGTCCCCTTGATCAATAGAAGCTCCAACCTTTACAGAACCTGTACTCAAAACAGGTGCCGTTAAGTTAACTTTTGCCCCTTTTTCCTCTGCATATTTTTTAAATGCATCATTGATTTTTACGCTTTGGAATGAATAATTGTTATTAGGAAAAGGCAAAGTGAACTCTCCAGAAGCAAGCTGCTTAATATTGTTTAAGTTCAATGTCATTGTAATTTCGTCACCAAGTTTAATCTTGTCTTTGTTATAAGTTGGAACTGCGTATTCTATTCCTGCTTTAATAAACTGGTAACGCTTAATGCCTTTTGGATATGATTCTGCTGCTGTTCCATTATCAAAAGCAAATAAATTTGAATCTACAAAGCCTACTCCGTCAACCTCAGTCTTAGTTACTGGGAATCTAAAGTTCCCATCTGGATCAATTGAAAGTAGACGAGAATTATATACGCTATATTCAAAATTTAATGCACCATTAATCGATTGATCAACATTTAAACCTTTCTGTTTCAGTCGATCCACACCTGCATCAAATATGTTACCATGGATCCAAATTGCTGGTCCATCATACCCAGGTTCTGTCGAATACATTGAATCGTTCACTTCATAAATGCCTGGCTTCATATCTACTTCTAATTTCGGTGGCGTATTGTCAATCGTAACATTCGAATCCATGCTGTATGATTTTCCTTGGTCATCATGCGTAACCATTTCAAAGGTATAGTCTCCTTCAGGCAGCCTTACCTTTTGACTGGAAATAGGTCGTTTTTTATCATTTGTAAATGGGTACACTACACCAGTAAATAAAGCCTCTGAGTAATAATCTTTGCCCGTTAATAAATTACTTGCATCAAAAGTACCTACAAGTCCAATTGGTTCGCCTGTATTTCCATCTTTCACTAATACATCAATCGTCGTCGCTGGGCTTGATAATTTGAAGTACACATTTTCATATAGTTCCGACATAGGATGTATATTTTCCGGATTATCCGACATCATTGGCCTACTCACATGCATGTAATCAAACCCTTTACTATTTCTTATGTTGATTGAAAATGGGATTTGATAATTTTCCTCTTTATTGTTTGAATTGACAAAATAAATGTATCCTTCATATCTTCCTGTTACTGCTTGTTTTGGTACATTAATTGTTGGGTTAATTTCGACAGATTTTCCTGCATCGACAGATATAGTACTTGGTACATCTACTGTTATACCATTTTTTGTGCCATCTTGAACTTCACCTTTTGCCGGTAATAACTTAACACTTATATCGAACTTCTTCAGATCCTGCTTATTACGATTTTCAACCACTACTTTTCGACTATCTTGAATTTTCTTATTGTATACTAAATAGTGAGTACCAAAAGCAATTGATCCTGTTTCTTCATCGATATCGACTATATTGCCGTCTACTTCATTTTTCGTTTTGTCCATAACTTTTAATAAAGTATCAGAATGAACTGCCTCATACACATCAATTCTCCCTGCTCCTACTTCATTAACAGAATAATCACCGTTCATTTTATCAGCTGTATTCATTAATGCTTCTTTTACTTCAAAAGGTGTATAATCAGGATGCGCTTGCAAGATTAATGCTGCAGCACCAGCCACATGAGGTGTAGCCATTGATGTTCCTGAAAGACGACCATATGCCATCTCATAATTCGTATCGTCATTTTTGTTATTCATATAGATAGGAAGTGTAGAGAATATTGATACACCAGGCCCTACGACATCGGGTTTGATATCGTCATTCCCTTCAGCAGGTCCCCTTGAACTAAAATCTGCTAGGTGATCTCCTTCTGTTTTCAGACTTCCTAATGATTGGAACGTAATTTCTTTCTGCCCTTTTAAACGTTCCCCGTCAGCTTTAGAGATACGGAACGAAGGGATATAATTTGTTCCTTCGCCAATAAAAGCATCTATATTGCCATCAACATTGTTATACACAATTACTGCTTTTGCTCCGGCTGCCTTTGCATTTTGGACTTTTTCATCAAAAGTATACGTTCCACGTTGAATCAACGCTACCTTACCAGCTACATCTTTATTTGTATAATCAGCTTTTGTTCCTAAACCTACATCAACTAACTGTAAAGTCGTATTCTGAAGGTCTTCTAATTTATCTGAGTAATTTTGTGCTAAAAGTTGCATATTTGTGAAGTTTTGGTCACCAGCACTTGCATTGTATGTTGGAATCGTTTGAGATACATCACTCGCTCCAACCGTTACTGCTAAGGCAGCTGCACCTGGAGATCCAAGAGTTTTTTCATCTGGCCCCGCGTTACCTGCTGCAACACAAGCAACAGTACCTGAAAGCATTGCATTGTTAATCGCAATCGATGTTGCTTCAAGCGGATCGTTAACGCTAGATCCTAAAGATAAGTTGATAACATCCATTCCATCTTTTACAGCCTTATCAATACCAGCCATAACCGCATCGTTTGTTCCACTTCCATACGGACCTAATACTCGGTACACATAAAGATCAACGTCAGGAGCTACACCCATAACAGCTGATGGTGAGTTATTTTTCTTTTGTGCCCCAATTGATCCAGATACATGTGTTCCATGCTCTGTGTAATAAGTTGAACCATTTGCATCCGTTTCTGCCTGTCCAGAAGCTTTCCAATCTTTATACGTTGTCTCCATCGGATCTGAATCATTATCAACGAAATCGTATCCACCTTTAAAAATTCCTTTTAAATCAGGATGGTTATAGTCGATACCTGTATCAATAACCCCTACTTTGACGCCTTTACCAGTAATATTTTCATCATGAAGCTTGTCCGCACCGATTTGTGGAAGGCTATCATCTACTTTTGTTGGAGTAGATGTTTGCATTTCATCAGCTACTTTTGGCTCATCAAGCTTCACTTGATTATCCTTCCAAACTCGTTTGACAACTCCAGTGCTTAGTAATTGTTGAACTGTTGTTCCTGGCAAAGTCATTGCTACGCCGTTGAAAGCATCGTTGTATTCTCTTGTAATTTTAGCGTCTTTCATTTTATCTGCTTTTCGTTCATTCTGACTCTTTACTTTATTCCACTCTTGTTTAAATTTAGCATGATCGCTACTTTGTTGTGTTTTTGCGGAAGAAAGAGATAGTCGTTTTCCTTTCACTGCCTGCTTTAAAACCTCTACCTTTGCAGGTGCTTCGTTAAATTCAACAATTACATTGACCAATTCAGACGTTTTTTGGTTTATATCCGGCGAAATAACGAATCCTGGTGATGCATCAAGTTGTTTCAGTGCCATTCTTTGTTCATCTGTTAGGCTTGCTAACATTTTCTCTACACTTTTTGAATTATTCTGACTTTTCTCTTCAGCATTCGCCTTATAGTGTATACCCGTCGTAAATAACATACTAGTAATGACCGTGCCCGTTAAAACTCGTTTAAGATTTCCTTTTTTCATAACTTTCCCCCTGAATATCAAAATTAGTTAAACTATCAAAATGAATGGGAAACATATCTTTGATCAATATCAAGTTGAAATTTAAATACGACTTATCAAATCATTCGTAGAATTCTGGTTGTGCCGCTCATGTGTTTAGTTGTTATTATTCTAAGTACGTCCTATCCTTTAGATTTTAATTTCTCCTTATTCCATTCGGTACATTTTTTATTGATTATTGAACAAAAATTATATGTACTTTACAATTCTTCCTATTTAACACATTTTTTTACGGTCGTCACCAATTTTCATCTTTCTAAAATCAAAGATCGATTTATACATTTTTCTTCCCTGTAATTGTCTTCCCATCCTAAGTTGATTATATGGAAAATTGATTTTATAAACATTTCTGAAAATTTCGGAAAATATCCCTATAATTATCGACAAAAATTAACAATTTCTGGTTTTTACTATTCGATTGTTTAATTGAATAATTCATTTTTAATCATATGTTTGATTGGGGTGTCCTTAAAGATTTAGAGATTTGTAATTTCAATCGCTCTTTTTCTTTTAAAAATGATATCAAGATGATAAAGCTTGTTAATTCAACCGCCAATTGCACCCTACTTTACCAACAAATATTAGAATAATCATTCTGTAAATTATTGACTGGTCAAGTCGACTAATACTTACTGCTGTGGTTTGCGATATAGCCACCCTTTCTCATTAAATAAAAAAATCAGTAACCTTATAAAAGATTACCGATTTTTTTATATATAATTATTCTAAATCTAGTGATTGTAAAACATCATCTAATGTTTTACCTTTAGATTTCTTAACAGCCTTTGGAGAATTTTCATTCCATGGATTTTGCATTAAGTAGTTATTGATAACATACTGCATATCTTTTGCATCAACAACTCCGTCAAAGTTGATATCAGCATCACGTTTATTTGTACCCCAATATGTTTGAAGGTACAATGCATCATTTACGTCAATGACGTTATCTTTATTAACATCTCCACCTGGAATATAGTCATATTGAACAGGTTTAGATCCAGCTGTAACCTTTCCGTCCTCTTTTATTCCTACTGTAAAGTCTTTCGATAACGTAAAGTGACCTGGCACATCAATTTTCAGGTTAAAATTCTCACCTGTTATCGGTAATCTTGTTCTAAATGACCATGGATTTATTGAAGCATAACCTAATTGATCAGTTACGCCATATTCTTTACCTGTTGAATCTTTCACACTAATTTTTGTGCCTGTTTTACTATAGTCAAGTTGTTTCATCTCTGGCTCTAAACCACCAAACTTCATTAATCCTTCTGCTTCAACATCTGATCTCATCAGTGAATAAGTCGGTGTAACATAGAAATATGGTTGAATACCTTGTGTCGTTACTGTACTATTATCCACATTTGTATAAACTGCGCTAAAGAATCTTGAGCCAGTTGTACCCTTAAAGCTCATTGGCCCTTTGTAGTAGACATCTTTTGACTTTACTGTTAAATCTACTAAAGAAACATCCCCAGCAATTCCTGTATTAGCTAGATCTCCAGTCGCCGTTGCAGTGATCGTCATTTTAGTGTTTCCGCCTACTGAAGGAGTAGTAGTATATTGAACATCTAGTTTCCCTTTAAATGTACTGTTTGGTTGCACGTTTACTACATCAAGGAATGTACTTGGATAAACAAAGCTAAACACAGCTTTCTTAACATTTGTTTTCACATTATTTGTAGAGAAAGTCAATGTTGTTGAATCCCCCATGTTTATACGTTGTTTGTCAGCAATTGCCGTTGTATAAGCTGTTCCTTTTCTTACAAAATAAGCATCTACAAAACTACCATAATTTCTTACACTAGATTTGCTATAATCTGAGAAATCATATTCTGTAATTGGATTGACAATTGGGCCAGAAGTAGCTAATGGTATCTCTTTATTGAAATTTCCTTGTGAGTCTACTGGGATACTGACTTCTGAAGAAGAATTAGGGTTATAATACGTAAAATTATTATCTCCCTGTGAAGCAGTCATGCCACCTGCCTTCATCTCATCGATATCTTTATCAAATACATTTCCTGATACAGTAACTTTTGTGTCAGTTGAATTAGCCGTTTCATAAATTCCACCAGCTACCATATTGTTCATCGTTACTTTAGGTTCTCTCTCTCCATAGTAAACTGGTGCATCTTTTGTGAATGTTTCGCCTTTATCATTTGTTCCTACCATTCGAATTTTATATAATCCTGGATCTGTCTGTTTATAGTCATACGTAATTGGATTGTCTGGATTACCAGTTAGCGGATAATATCTACCTTCATTTAAAACGCCTCTGAAATAATATTCGATATTTTCGTCTGCTCCCATTCCATCTGCTGTTCCTAAGAAACCAATTTCTTTGTCTGTTTTTGGATCCACAAGGAAGAAATCAAAATAACGCATATGTGAATTCAGTTTAAAGCTAGCTCCAATTGACCATCTTGTGTAATTACTTCCTGCTTCATAAGCTATTGTATAGGCTGATGGGGTACCTGTCACATAGTCAATTCCTTCTTTTACAGTATGAATCGCAAATGGAATTTTATATGTTTCATCAGGATTCTTTTGGTTTGTATACACAACATATCCTTCGTAAGTTCCAAGCTTCGCAGTTTTCGGAACGTTGATAGTAGCGTCCATATTAGCACTGCTATATTTTTTAACTTTGACAGTTGATTTTACATCTAATGACACACCATTTGCAGCCGCATCTTGGTCTGCTCTAGAATCGCCAATAAAACGAGCATCTAATGTCTGGAACTGAACTTTTACGTCATACGTCTTATCGACAGAGCTTTTATTAAATAAAGTAATAGAACGTTTATCCGAAAGATCTTTACCATCAACAGCTTGTTCACCATAACTTAATGCCCCAGTAATGTTTTTAATTTGTTTAATTCCCTTATCTGCTAACGTTGTTGTACTATTTGTTACACTTTTTACAGTTGAAGTTTTATCTTTTACTTGAATCTCAGTTTGTGCATGCACAGCATTATATGGGTCAACACGCCCTGCCCCAACTTCATACACACTATATTTATCCGATAACGGATCTGCCGTGTTCATTAGTGTTGCTTTAACATCTGAAGGAGTCATGTCAGGATGTGCTTGCTTAATTAGCGCTGCTACCCCAACAACGTTTGGTGTTGCCATCGATGTCCCAGATAAGCGATCGTAAGCATAATCATAGTTTCCAATTTGATCTACTCCGTGCATATAAGAAGGAACAGTAGAGAAAACAGATACACCAGGTGCCGTTACTTCAGGTTTAATATCGTATAACACACGAGATGGACCACGCGAACTAAATGGCGCTAATTTGTCACCTGTAGTAACTAATTGTTTCATATTACTAAAAGTAAAGTCTAGAGAACCACCCTCTGTAGCCAATCCTCCTATTGGAGCAGCTAAGGCCTTTCCTTGTGCGTTACTAATTAAAAATGTCGGAATATAACCGTAACCTTCTCCAAGGTACACATCGCCATTTGGCACAGGTGAATCATATAATACAGCACCGATTGCACCATGTGCTTTCGCATTCGCAATGATTTGAGATAAACTAATGCTTCCTCGTTGAGCTAGTACAACTTTGCCCTTTACATCGATTGGTGTAGAAGTACCAACAGCTCCTGTCCAGTATGAAGCTTCAGTTCCATATAATACATTGACTAATTTCATAGTTTTGCCATCAAAATCTGCTATGTTATCACCTAAGCCTTGAGCTGCTAGTTTTAAATCTGCTGTAATATCACCTGTTGACGGTTTTAATGTTCCTGTATACGTCGGGATGTTTACTGATGTATCACTTGCACCAACTGTAATTGCTAAAGGAGAAGTACCTGGAGCCCCAAGCGAATACATCGTATTTCCAGAATTTCCGGCAGCAACAATCGCTGTAACGCCTGCTAGAACAGCATTGTTAACGGCAATTGTTGTAGGATATAAAGGATCATTGTAATTTGCACCAAGAGACATATTAATAATGTCCATTCCGTCTGAAACTGCTTTATCAAGTCCTGCTAGAATAGCTGATGTATAACCACCTCCATATGGTCCTAATACGCGATATGAATAGATGTCAGCATCTGGTGCTACCCCTGTTACTGAAAGATCTCCATCATTTTTCCCTTGCCCAGCAATGATACCAGCAACATGTGTTCCGTGCTCAGTATAATAAGCTTCTCCATTTGAGCCTAACTCAGCTTGCCCAGACTTCTTCCAATCTGCGTATGTTGTTTCCATAGGGTCATTGTCATTATCAACGAAATCGTAACCACCTTTAAATGCACCTTTTAAATCTGTGTGGTTATAATCAATACCTGTATCAAGAATACCCACCTTTACACCTTTACCTGTATAGCCTTCCTCATGAAGCTTTTCAACTCCAGGAAATGTCACCATCGTATGCGTTGCAGCTTCCTTCCCTGTGGTTGATGATTCACTAATTGACGGTGGCTCTACTTGAACTTGTAAATCACTATAAACAGCTTTTACTGAGTTTGATTTTAGAAGGTTTTTTACTTTGTTAGCAGGTATGGTCATTGAAACACCGTTAAATGCTTTTTTATATGAACGTTTTATTGAATATGGATTTTTTTTCTCTTTTATTTCACTACTAAAAATAGTTTTTAAATCTTTTTGAAACGTTTCATGGGAAGCGTTTACATTTTCTTGTGCATCTTTTGCTGATAACGTTTCACCGTTGGATGCAGCTTCTAAAACAGCCGTCTGCTCGGGCTTGTCCTTAAATTCAACAATAACAGATGTAAGCTTGTCACTTGTTTGATCAACTTCAGAGGATAATTGCAGACCCTCTTTGTCACTTACTTTTAATTGCTTAATTGCCTCACGTTGTTGAGGAGTAAGATTTGCTAATACTTGTTCGACTTTTGATGTTGCTTGTGCATGAACTTGTTGTGAAAAGGAACCTGGTGTCATTGTAGTACTTATAAGTCCTGTTGTTAATGCTAATGTTGTCACATTTTTAAACACTTTCTTTTTCATCTACTAACCTACTTTCTTTTCTCAAGATAGATTCATTATATTGAAAATTGTCGTAATTTATATTTTGAAAAATAACGGAAAATTCTAATTATTTTTAAAATTAAGATATAAATTACTTAACTCTTCTCTACCAAACCCATAATTTCGTAATTTACTAATAAATAAAATTGAAAGTCTAATAAAAGACATACCCGAAATTAGTGAAATATTTCTTTTTGTAAGAAAGTACTTTTGA
This Arthrobacter citreus DNA region includes the following protein-coding sequences:
- a CDS encoding S8 family serine peptidase; amino-acid sequence: MKKKVFKNVTTLALTTGLISTTMTPGSFSQQVHAQATSKVEQVLANLTPQQREAIKQLKVSDKEGLQLSSEVDQTSDKLTSVIVEFKDKPEQTAVLEAASNGETLSAKDAQENVNASHETFQKDLKTIFSSEIKEKKNPYSIKRSYKKAFNGVSMTIPANKVKNLLKSNSVKAVYSDLQVQVEPPSISESSTTGKEAATHTMVTFPGVEKLHEEGYTGKGVKVGILDTGIDYNHTDLKGAFKGGYDFVDNDNDPMETTYADWKKSGQAELGSNGEAYYTEHGTHVAGIIAGQGKNDGDLSVTGVAPDADIYSYRVLGPYGGGYTSAILAGLDKAVSDGMDIINMSLGANYNDPLYPTTIAVNNAVLAGVTAIVAAGNSGNTMYSLGAPGTSPLAITVGASDTSVNIPTYTGTLKPSTGDITADLKLAAQGLGDNIADFDGKTMKLVNVLYGTEASYWTGAVGTSTPIDVKGKVVLAQRGSISLSQIIANAKAHGAIGAVLYDSPVPNGDVYLGEGYGYIPTFLISNAQGKALAAPIGGLATEGGSLDFTFSNMKQLVTTGDKLAPFSSRGPSRVLYDIKPEVTAPGVSVFSTVPSYMHGVDQIGNYDYAYDRLSGTSMATPNVVGVAALIKQAHPDMTPSDVKATLMNTADPLSDKYSVYEVGAGRVDPYNAVHAQTEIQVKDKTSTVKSVTNSTTTLADKGIKQIKNITGALSYGEQAVDGKDLSDKRSITLFNKSSVDKTYDVKVQFQTLDARFIGDSRADQDAAANGVSLDVKSTVKVKKYSSANMDATINVPKTAKLGTYEGYVVYTNQKNPDETYKIPFAIHTVKEGIDYVTGTPSAYTIAYEAGSNYTRWSIGASFKLNSHMRYFDFFLVDPKTDKEIGFLGTADGMGADENIEYYFRGVLNEGRYYPLTGNPDNPITYDYKQTDPGLYKIRMVGTNDKGETFTKDAPVYYGEREPKVTMNNMVAGGIYETANSTDTKVTVSGNVFDKDIDEMKAGGMTASQGDNNFTYYNPNSSSEVSIPVDSQGNFNKEIPLATSGPIVNPITEYDFSDYSKSSVRNYGSFVDAYFVRKGTAYTTAIADKQRINMGDSTTLTFSTNNVKTNVKKAVFSFVYPSTFLDVVNVQPNSTFKGKLDVQYTTTPSVGGNTKMTITATATGDLANTGIAGDVSLVDLTVKSKDVYYKGPMSFKGTTGSRFFSAVYTNVDNSTVTTQGIQPYFYVTPTYSLMRSDVEAEGLMKFGGLEPEMKQLDYSKTGTKISVKDSTGKEYGVTDQLGYASINPWSFRTRLPITGENFNLKIDVPGHFTLSKDFTVGIKEDGKVTAGSKPVQYDYIPGGDVNKDNVIDVNDALYLQTYWGTNKRDADINFDGVVDAKDMQYVINNYLMQNPWNENSPKAVKKSKGKTLDDVLQSLDLE